The genomic DNA GCTTGCCCGGCAAAAGCAAGTTCTGATTCATGCCCGCCCCCAGCCATTTTCCGGTCAATTTGGGCTTTGACTTTTCCCCCGAACGGTGGCACCCCTGCTCTTTAACTTTGCCCCGGAACGGACCTGTCGAGGCGCGGGACTTTCTCCCTTTTGCTCGTGTCGGGCAGAATCCGTTTCAAAACAATAATATTCAACACAAGGGAATCCAATGCTCTCTTCAACCTTTGAACGCAAAGCGTTCACCCTTCTGACGAGCCTTTTTATCGGCTCGCTGGTCATGGCCGCAGTTGTATCAACCAAGATAATCAACATCTTCGGCTTCTACGCCCCCGCAGGGGTTCTTGCCTACTCCATCACCTTTATTGTCTCCGACATCATCAGCGAGATATGGGGAAAAGAACGGGCCAACGAGGTCATCCACTGCGGATTTATCGCCCTCCTAACCGCCATCGCCCTTTCATGGGCTGCCCTTTACTGGACCCCGGCACCGTTCTGGCACGGACAGGAAGGCTTTGCCAGCGTACTTGCAAGCACTCCGCGGATCGTACTGGCCTCGCTGCTGGCCTATCTGGTCAGCCAGACAAATGATGTGCGCATTTTCCACCTGCTGCGCAGGATGACCGGAGGCAAACACCTCTGGCTGCGCAACAACCTTTCCACCATTGTATCACAGCTCATTGATTCCACAATCTTTGTCACTGTAGCCTTTTACGGAGTAATGCCGGTAACCGACATAATCATCGGCCAGTGGGTGGCCAAAGTGGCTATCGCCTTTCTGGACACGCCTCTGGTTTACGCCGGGGTATCCCTGCTCCGCCAGCGCACCCCGCTGGGTACGGCCTCCCAAGCTTAAACTTACATTTAATTCTGATTCTGGTATACTGTCTCCATATTTCCCGTGTGAAAACTGAAATATGGAGACAGTATGAAAATAAATCCGCTCCTCCCCCTCATAATAATCCTCACCAGCCTGCTTCTCGCCCTTCCGGCAGAAGCCGGGAAATACTTCACTCTTGATGAATACATTACGGCCCATCCGCAGGAAAAAATCCGGGAAGACAACTTCAGGAAAATTGTCAAAAATAACGCTGTCCGGA from Desulfovibrio sp. JC010 includes the following:
- a CDS encoding queuosine precursor transporter, with protein sequence MLSSTFERKAFTLLTSLFIGSLVMAAVVSTKIINIFGFYAPAGVLAYSITFIVSDIISEIWGKERANEVIHCGFIALLTAIALSWAALYWTPAPFWHGQEGFASVLASTPRIVLASLLAYLVSQTNDVRIFHLLRRMTGGKHLWLRNNLSTIVSQLIDSTIFVTVAFYGVMPVTDIIIGQWVAKVAIAFLDTPLVYAGVSLLRQRTPLGTASQA